One window of the Eucalyptus grandis isolate ANBG69807.140 chromosome 6, ASM1654582v1, whole genome shotgun sequence genome contains the following:
- the LOC104451768 gene encoding uncharacterized protein At4g26485 → MEIQEGLGGTILHEVDAHNMTEHPDLRHKSFDRIVFNFQHTGYKGHDHSNSQIQRHQELVRAFLKSARSMLTRNGQIHATHKTAYPFSKWEIEKLPEEDEKLRLVEKAKFSESDYSGYVNKRGDGS, encoded by the exons ATGGAGATTCAGGAGGGACTTGGCGGCACCATTTTGCACGAAGTTGACGCCCATAACATGACTGAACACCCCGACCTCAGGCACAAATCTTTCGACCGGATCGTCTTCAATTTCCAGCACACCGGTTACAAGGGTCACGACCATTCGAACTCCCAAATTCA GCGACACCAAGAACTGGTGAGAGCGTTCTTGAAGAGCGCAAGGTCGATGCTGACCAGAAATGGCCAGATTCACGCGACGCACAAGACGGCCTATCCCTTCAGCAAGTGGGAGATAGAGAAGCTGCCCGAGGAAGACGAAAAGCTGCGTTTGGTTGAGAAGGCAAAGTTCTCGGAATCGGACTATTCCGGTTATGTCAATAAGAGGGGAGATGGGTCATGA
- the LOC104449090 gene encoding BTB/POZ domain-containing protein At1g55760 — MSDSAYRVDTTPRLAQWRIDNLASCTYRKSDPFKIGLWNWHLSLEKNRILYVKLYPEISAVTRDNPPIASFIVRVVCSAGGGRKTLTHPEITDKQLKNNDDFIWAIEVPLTGKFIIDVEFLDLKIKSPEGVEPCSIWAEGFTHKLSNLTALSTLGRMLKEGIHTDIIINACNGSIGAHLAVLSSRSPVFRGMFAHDLKEKELSTINISDMSIEACETFLHYIYGNIKQSDFLEHRLALLRAADKYDVADLREACHESLLEDIDSQNVLERLENAHLYQLHKLKTSCLLYLVKFGKIFDIRDDLNAFIQSADRDLVAEIFQEILNAWRGF; from the exons ATGAGCGATTCCGCCTACCGAGTCGACACCACGCCCCGCCTCGCCCAATGGAGGATCGACAACCTCGCCTCCTGCACCTACCGCAAGTCCGATCCTTTCAAGATCGGTCTCTGGAATTG GCATCTATCCCTGGAGAAGAACCGGATTTTGTATGTTAAATTGTACCCGGAGATCTCGGCCGTGACAAGAGATAATCCCCCGATCGCATCCTTCATCGTTCGCGTGGTTTGTTCCGCCGGCGGCGGTCGCAAGACTTTGACACACCCTG AAATAACAGATAAGCAGCTCAAGAATAACGACGATTTCATTTGGGCGATCGAGGTCCCACTAACCGGAAAGTTCATTATTGATGTCGAGTTCCTCGATCTCAAGATCAAGTCCCCGGAG GGTGTAGAACCTTGCTCCATTTGGGCTGAAGGGTTCACGCACAAGCTATCGAATCTGACAGCGCTTTCGACCCTCGGTCGAATGTTAAAGGAAGGCATCCACACGGACATCATTATCAATGCTTGCAACGGGAGCATCGGAGCCCACCTTGCTGTGCTTTCCTCGAGATCCCCGGTCTTCCGCGGCATGTTCGCGCATGACCTGAAAGAGAAAGAGCTTTCCACCATAAACATTTCAGACATGTCGATCGAGGCCTGCGAGACTTTCCTTCATTACATCTATGGCAATATTAAGCAAAGCGATTTTCTCGAGCACCGGCTCGCACTCCTTCGGGCAGCAGATAAGTATGATGTAGCCGACTTGAGGGAGGCATGCCACGAGAGCCTCCTGGAAGACATAGACTCCCAGAACGTCCTTGAGCGGCTTGAGAACGCGCATCTTTATCAGTTACACAAACTGAAGACCAGCTGCCTGCTGTATCTTGTGAAGTTTGGTAAGATATTCGACATCAGAGATGATTTGAACGCCTTCATTCAATCCGCTGACAGGGACCTCGTGGCGGAGATCTTTCAAGAGATTCTCAATGCATGGAGGGGTTTCTGA